A stretch of the Chlorobiota bacterium genome encodes the following:
- a CDS encoding insulinase family protein, protein MKKVTLFMAFTMLLINILSAQNYQSIVGDPLKLRIYKLKNGLTVMLSVNKKEPRIQTFITTNAGSKNDPSTHTGLAHYLEHMCFKGTDKYGTKDWSKEKPLLDQIFSLYEKYGATTNPDERKLIYKLIDSVSNEASKYAIASEYDKMVGFIGAQGTNAFTSVEQTSYVNDIPSNQLETWLNIEAERWRNPVLRLFHTELEAVYEEKNIGMDNDDRKKYEAFGAAMYKNHPYGTQTTIGTIEHLKKPSLNEIVKFYKTYYVPNNMAVILVGDFDPDKAFKLIEAKFSYMQPKPIPVFSFKPEIPRTSPEVIEISGQTPANLMMGWRSSGAGTKDVDLLTLTDLLLAYKGAGFLDLNITKAQKAQSAGSSPNISKDYSVHVFTGTPKGGQKLEDLKDLILEQIDKVKKGEFDEEYLKATLKNLNVDKLKQYETNAGRAYEILDCFTMGTPWEGNVNLISRLSKFTKKDVVDFANRFYTNDYVILYKRQGADQNVQKVEKPAITAISVNREDVSPFTKSILETNSPALKPLFVDYKKDINFSKLKNGTSLLYLNNSDNKLFSLYYLFEMGRRNIKELPIALDYLKYLGTDKYTADQLAKEFFKLGCEFGISATEDQVYVSLNGLQENFSDALKLFENFLANAKPDQKALDQLIAQTLKNRLDAKKSKQAIGSALVSYAIYGPKNPTTDRLSEAQLKGLKAENMVALIKSICDFKHEVMYYGPSSLKDISKDLNANHKLVIAPKDYPVQIKYDRLDMNSNSVYLANYDKMVQAEINWIRKGRVFDPKNYTVQELFNQYFGGDMSSVVFQTIRESKALAYSTWSGYSNPSKKGEYCYVRAYVGTQADKLPEAIIGMNELLNILPKSEQGIEQAKMGIKNSIETNRTTKTDIFFSYLADRKLGLDYDLKKDVYNNIDKLNFEDVANFHKEEFASKTYSMCVVGDKTKLNLDALKKQGNLKEVSLEELFGY, encoded by the coding sequence ATGAAAAAAGTTACTCTTTTTATGGCTTTTACTATGTTATTAATAAACATTTTAAGTGCTCAAAATTATCAATCTATCGTTGGGGATCCGCTTAAATTAAGGATTTATAAGCTAAAAAATGGTTTAACAGTTATGTTGTCTGTTAACAAAAAAGAGCCAAGAATTCAGACATTTATTACTACAAATGCTGGTAGTAAAAATGACCCTTCAACTCATACTGGTTTAGCTCATTATTTAGAACATATGTGCTTTAAAGGTACTGATAAATATGGTACAAAAGATTGGAGTAAAGAAAAACCATTGTTAGACCAAATATTTTCACTTTATGAAAAGTATGGAGCTACCACAAACCCTGATGAAAGAAAACTGATATATAAACTAATCGATTCTGTTTCAAATGAAGCGTCTAAATATGCAATTGCTAGCGAATATGATAAAATGGTTGGGTTTATAGGTGCTCAAGGAACAAATGCTTTTACTTCAGTTGAGCAAACAAGCTATGTGAATGATATTCCATCTAACCAATTAGAAACTTGGCTTAATATCGAAGCAGAAAGATGGAGAAACCCTGTATTGAGATTATTCCATACAGAGCTTGAAGCTGTGTATGAAGAAAAAAATATTGGAATGGATAATGATGATAGAAAAAAATATGAAGCTTTTGGTGCTGCAATGTATAAAAATCATCCTTATGGAACTCAAACTACCATTGGTACAATTGAACATTTAAAAAAACCATCTCTAAATGAAATTGTTAAATTTTACAAAACTTACTATGTTCCTAATAATATGGCTGTTATTTTAGTTGGAGACTTTGATCCAGATAAAGCATTTAAACTTATTGAGGCTAAGTTTAGTTACATGCAACCTAAACCAATTCCTGTTTTCTCTTTTAAACCAGAAATACCAAGAACTTCACCTGAAGTAATTGAAATCTCAGGACAAACACCTGCTAATTTAATGATGGGTTGGAGAAGTTCAGGAGCTGGGACTAAGGATGTGGACTTACTTACATTAACAGATTTATTATTAGCTTATAAAGGAGCTGGATTCCTTGATCTGAATATTACTAAAGCTCAAAAAGCACAATCAGCGGGGAGTAGCCCTAACATTAGTAAGGACTATTCTGTTCATGTTTTTACAGGCACTCCTAAAGGAGGTCAGAAACTTGAAGATTTAAAAGATTTAATTTTAGAACAAATAGATAAAGTTAAAAAAGGAGAATTTGATGAAGAATATTTGAAAGCTACTTTGAAAAATTTAAATGTCGATAAATTAAAACAATATGAAACAAATGCTGGAAGAGCGTACGAGATATTAGATTGCTTTACAATGGGTACTCCTTGGGAAGGGAATGTAAATTTAATTTCTAGATTATCAAAGTTTACTAAAAAAGATGTTGTAGATTTTGCAAATAGATTCTATACAAATGATTACGTTATACTATATAAAAGGCAAGGTGCTGATCAAAACGTTCAGAAAGTTGAAAAACCTGCAATAACAGCTATATCAGTTAACAGAGAAGATGTTTCACCTTTTACTAAATCAATACTAGAAACAAATTCTCCTGCTTTAAAACCATTATTTGTTGATTATAAAAAGGATATTAATTTCAGTAAATTAAAAAATGGTACTTCTTTATTATATTTAAATAATTCAGATAATAAATTATTCTCTTTGTATTATCTATTTGAAATGGGAAGAAGAAATATAAAGGAACTTCCAATTGCATTAGACTATCTTAAATATTTAGGAACAGATAAGTATACAGCTGATCAATTAGCAAAAGAGTTTTTCAAACTAGGTTGTGAATTTGGTATTTCAGCCACTGAAGATCAAGTATATGTTTCATTAAATGGATTACAAGAGAATTTTTCTGATGCCTTAAAATTGTTTGAAAATTTTTTAGCAAATGCTAAACCAGATCAAAAAGCGTTAGATCAATTAATAGCTCAAACTTTAAAAAATAGACTTGATGCAAAAAAGAGTAAACAAGCAATTGGTAGTGCACTAGTTTCATATGCAATTTACGGACCTAAAAATCCAACCACAGACAGACTTTCAGAGGCACAATTGAAAGGATTAAAGGCAGAGAATATGGTCGCTTTAATTAAATCTATATGTGATTTTAAGCATGAAGTAATGTACTATGGTCCATCTTCTTTAAAAGATATTTCTAAAGATTTAAATGCAAATCATAAATTAGTTATTGCTCCAAAAGATTATCCTGTCCAAATAAAATATGATAGACTAGATATGAATTCAAATTCAGTTTACTTAGCAAATTATGATAAAATGGTTCAAGCAGAAATTAATTGGATTAGAAAAGGAAGAGTCTTTGATCCAAAAAATTATACTGTACAAGAGTTGTTCAATCAATATTTTGGAGGAGATATGTCTTCAGTAGTTTTTCAAACAATTAGAGAATCAAAAGCACTTGCATATTCAACTTGGTCAGGTTATTCAAACCCATCAAAAAAAGGTGAGTATTGTTATGTAAGAGCTTATGTTGGCACACAAGCTGATAAATTACCTGAGGCAATTATTGGAATGAATGAATTGTTAAATATTTTACCTAAAAGTGAGCAAGGAATTGAACAAGCTAAAATGGGTATAAAGAATTCTATTGAAACTAATAGAACAACCAAAACAGATATTTTCTTTAGTTATTTAGCTGATAGAAAATTAGGACTAGATTATGATTTGAAAAAGGATGTTTATAATAATATAGATAAATTAAATTTTGAAGATGTTGCAAACTTCCATAAAGAAGAGTTTGCTTCCAAAACATATTCAATGTGTGTTGTTGGCGATAAAACAAAATTAAATTTAGATGCTTTAAAAAAACAGGGAAATCTTAAAGAAGTGAGTTTAGAGGAGTTGTTCGGTTATTAA
- a CDS encoding DNA lyase: protein MEQFKLSQNYIDHFNKLGVDIKNRILEFKKVPKEEYFYELCYCILTPQTKAVNAELAIYKLKNNGFKYKEIDVNSILRDPENYIRFHNVKTNRLLIIKEKWNIIDEIISSNKINEFDKRAWLIDNVLGMSWKESSHFLRNIGFHKLSIIDRHILKHLLNCGVINELPKNLTKKKYLEIEEKFRNLANNVGLSMQELDLLFWSYEEGSVRK, encoded by the coding sequence ATGGAGCAGTTTAAATTATCTCAGAATTATATTGATCATTTCAATAAGTTAGGTGTTGATATTAAAAATAGAATTTTAGAGTTTAAAAAAGTTCCAAAAGAAGAGTATTTTTATGAATTATGTTATTGCATTTTAACTCCACAAACTAAAGCGGTAAATGCTGAATTAGCTATTTACAAATTGAAAAATAATGGATTTAAGTATAAAGAGATTGATGTTAATTCAATTCTAAGAGATCCAGAAAATTATATTAGATTTCATAATGTAAAAACAAATCGGCTTTTGATTATAAAAGAAAAATGGAATATAATTGATGAAATTATTAGTTCAAACAAAATAAATGAATTTGATAAAAGGGCTTGGTTAATTGATAATGTATTAGGTATGAGTTGGAAAGAATCATCTCATTTTTTGAGAAATATAGGATTTCATAAACTTTCAATAATTGATAGACATATTTTAAAACATCTTTTAAATTGTGGGGTTATAAATGAATTACCAAAAAATTTAACTAAAAAAAAATATTTAGAAATAGAGGAAAAGTTTCGGAATTTAGCAAATAATGTAGGGCTTAGTATGCAGGAGCTTGATTTGTTGTTTTGGAGTTACGAGGAAGGGAGTGTTAGAAAATAA
- a CDS encoding L,D-transpeptidase — MKIIYLTIYFFLALSKSIYSQDNNSRIEWKIGSRPSEISLNQFVHFISKIKLDFPQQYSHPYIQNGWNFCKDTLFTEALIQFNMGFNSKNSNVDLLWGKGLAFAGLKNYDSSLTYLWSAYNLNVDNIYLIMSIGNIYEQMDLESKDFGKSKYLDSALEVYKNAFLLYPKYDYLFYCWGRALSAKGDFSESINKFNYAKILGYKVENDVIMRFADAGKKFLEASIIAELSGFNSRLDLLIYINVEEQNMFVSRNNSIVKAFRVSTGKTGSEYGAKMGTNQTPLGIHKIVDKIGDGAEFGSIFKSRRNTGRIAPIVKDSAGLLSKLHDYVLTRVFIIDGLEDGINKGRDMNGKLVDSKARCIYIHGTNNELMLGTPVSYGCIRMFNDDAIELFNLVPIGTYVIIE, encoded by the coding sequence GTGAAGATAATTTATTTAACAATATATTTTTTTTTAGCACTTAGTAAGTCTATCTATTCACAAGATAATAATTCAAGAATTGAATGGAAGATTGGGTCAAGACCATCTGAAATTTCATTAAATCAATTTGTTCATTTTATATCAAAAATTAAATTAGATTTTCCTCAACAATATTCTCATCCATATATCCAAAACGGTTGGAATTTTTGCAAAGATACTTTGTTCACCGAAGCGTTAATACAATTTAATATGGGTTTTAATAGCAAGAATTCTAATGTTGATTTGCTTTGGGGGAAAGGTTTAGCATTTGCAGGTTTGAAAAATTATGATTCATCATTAACTTACCTTTGGTCAGCTTACAACTTAAATGTTGATAACATTTATTTGATCATGTCAATTGGAAATATTTATGAACAAATGGATTTAGAGTCAAAAGATTTTGGTAAATCCAAATATTTAGATTCTGCTTTAGAGGTTTACAAAAATGCATTTTTGTTGTATCCAAAATATGATTACCTCTTTTATTGTTGGGGTAGAGCATTATCTGCAAAGGGTGATTTCAGTGAATCAATTAATAAGTTTAATTATGCAAAGATTTTAGGATACAAAGTTGAAAATGATGTTATAATGCGTTTCGCAGATGCAGGTAAAAAGTTTTTAGAAGCTAGTATTATTGCAGAATTAAGTGGATTTAACTCTAGGTTAGACCTATTAATTTATATCAATGTTGAAGAACAAAATATGTTTGTAAGTAGGAATAATTCCATTGTAAAGGCATTTAGAGTTAGTACTGGAAAAACTGGTTCGGAATATGGTGCAAAAATGGGAACAAATCAAACGCCATTAGGCATTCATAAAATTGTAGATAAAATTGGAGATGGTGCAGAATTTGGTTCTATTTTTAAATCAAGAAGAAACACCGGAAGAATTGCACCAATTGTTAAAGATAGTGCAGGCTTATTAAGTAAATTACATGATTATGTTTTAACTAGAGTTTTTATTATTGATGGTCTTGAAGATGGTATTAATAAAGGTAGGGATATGAATGGTAAATTAGTAGATTCAAAAGCAAGGTGCATTTATATTCATGGTACTAATAATGAGTTAATGCTTGGAACGCCTGTAAGTTATGGATGTATTAGAATGTTTAATGATGATGCTATAGAACTCTTTAATTTAGTTCCAATAGGTACTTATGTGATAATAGAGTAA